The Trinickia caryophylli genomic sequence TGGCGGCGAGACGAGTTTGCCCATCAAGTGGATCATCCGAACGTATGGCGGGCAAGGTTTCTATCACTTCGCACAAGAACTGCTCGCGCTATCGAAAAGAGGTAGGTGATCTGTCCGCGTAGCTTCTGACGGGGCCGCGCGCGCGGCCCCCAGTTATTCAAGCGACGGTGATAGGACCGTGGCGCCGCCACTTGAACGCGTGCACAATAGGCTGCGGTGTCCTGCAACGTCCGTGTCGAGCACATACCGGGGAACCTATCGGCCGCAGCAGTAAGCGCCCTGAACAACAAGCCCCATGAAACATGGACCCCGACTTCGACCAAATGCTCCGCGCTTACCGTTCCGGACGGATTTGTCTGACGGAGATGAGAGGATGGCTGACGAAAGAATCTGATCGCGTCGAGAGGCAGCTATCGCGAGGGCTACTGTTGCGCCTCAAACACGGTAATGATTCGCTGGCGATGGCGGCTATCGCACGCTTGCTCCCCGCATGTGCGCATTGCGCCGCGTTATACGAGCCGAAGGAATTCGCAACGCGAGACGAGCATCGTTTATGCTCGCGCCGCTGCGATCTCGCGGTTGCCGCAAGAACGCTTGTATGCGTTGCGGCTCCGGAATGGGGTGGGGAGGTTCCGCCGTCTTCGGGCTCGGCAAAGCACTATCGCTGCGCGACTTGCGAGTCGATATGGGTGCTCGTAGATCCAGAGCGCGAGGATAACGGGTCATGGAGCAGGATCGCGTGACCGAGAGGAGTGCGTTCACTTTTTCCCCGAAGTCCCCGCACCAACAGTGCCGTTCGGCGGCATGATTCCCAATAGCCACGAAAAGTCCTGCCGGCTCCAGCCATCGAGTGCGGCCGGCTTTCCGATGGCAGGCGTACCGGGGAAAGCGCCAAAATTTGGATTCTCGACGATCGGGTTGGCGTTGCTCGTGAACGACGCATACGAATGGCACGTTATACACGACGACTGCTGAGGCAACACCTGCGCATTGAATTCGGTGAACGAATTGCCAAGCCGTATCGCCTTACCGTCGGAGTCGACGTAATCCGCTTGCACGCCCACCAATCGGTAGTTGTAGAACGCGCGGCGAAGCGCGGCCGCGTCCATCAGCGTCCGCAAGTCCTCCGTCATGCCGGTCTTACCGCCCGTGCTCGATGAGAGCGAGCCCCACTGGTCGGAGCAATTTGAATACAGCTTCGGGTTGCAACGATTGGGATTCGTGGCGGTGCTTTGCGGCTCGAATGTCGCCCATACCCAGTTAGGGCGGACCTTCGAAGTGAAATGCAGACCGACGAGGGCATAGCATTCGTCGCCGATCTTCTCGACATAGAACTCGTTGCTTATCTTGTCGCAGGTAAAAGCGGGGTTGATGGAGGTCGATGGCAACCAATCGGCTTTAACCTCGATAGCGGATGACGGCAAAGAGAGGGGGCCGTTGCTGCGTATGAAGTCTCTTTGTCCAGGAAGTGTCTGAAGGCTGTATTTGATATTGCGGCCGGGCGGCGACGTAATGAAATCGGCTTCCGCCTGATTGACGTGGACTTCTTCGCAAAACAGCGGATTGGACGACAAATTCTTCGGTATGAACGGTAAGAATGCGCTGTCGATAGCATTCTTCTCGGTGGTCATCTCCTGACACAAGGCGGGAAGGTCGCGCCCTTTCGCCGCGAGCACGCTCGCGTGCAAGCGCTGCCTTCCTGCCTTACCGGCGCAGTCCCTGCCGCCGCTGGTCAAGCACGTCTGCTCCGGCCAGGTTTCCCAGGCGAGCGGCAAACCAGGATTTCCGCTCGCACAGTTCGCTGCGACGAACAACTGCCAGGCTAAATGTTCGAGCGAGTGTGCGCCATCCGGAAGATCGGTGGGAATCGAGCAGGCAGATGACGTCGAAGAAGGGCGGACGGCGTCCGCATAGGCCGGCGAGCGGGGTGCGCAAAGCATCGCGCCGGCGACGAGAAGCAGCGCCGCAACGAAGAGGCGTTTTTTCATTTTTCTCCCTGGCCGGGCGATGGATGTACGGCTTCGGAGCACGCCCGGGCCGCGGTTGAACGTCCATGCAAGGATAGGGCGTGCCCAACAAATGCGTCCTATCACAACTGCCAGTTGCGAGCCTTCCTTGCGAGGGTTATCTGGTCCGCGCGGCTGACTATTCGCCGGCTTCCGTCGATGGCATTCGGATATCGTCCCGGGCGTTCGCGTGTGGTCGGATTCCGCGGCGAAGCCGCTCAGGGTTCGCCACTCGTGCGGGCAAACTCTGTCGGCGGCATGCCGACGAACCGGCTGAACGCCACGCTGAAGGTACTTGCGGAGCTATAGCCGACACGCTGTGCCACTTCCGCAATGCCGCCTTCCTTTCGTCGCAGCAGGTTCTTGGCAAGAGCCATGCGCCAGGCGAGCAGATAGGCCATCGGTGCCACGCCCACCGCGCGCCTGAACCGATCGAAGAACGCCGAGCGAGAGAGGGCGGCTTCCTTCGCGAGGCCTGCCACGGTCCACGCCTGTGTAGGATCTTCATGCATTCGCCGTATCGCGACGGCGAGGCGGCTGTCATTGAGCCCACGCAATAGCCCTGACGGTGCCGATATCGCAGGCGTGGAGCGAAACGCTTCGATCAGCAGCACCTCGAGCAACCGCGTCATGACCACATCGCGCGCGGGCCTTTGCGCGCGCGATTCATCCCGCAGCAGTTGCACGAGTGTCGCGAGACGGGCTTCATCGCGAACGTGTACGAGCGCAGGGAGTAGCGAGACGAGCAAGGCCGCATCGGGCGAGCCGAAGCTGCAATGGCCGACGATCAGCCGCACGTCGGGCGAGCCGCTTCGAGCGCCCAGCCTGAATTCGCCGTTCGCGAGCGCGACGGGCTGACTGTCGATGTCCGGCTTCGATTCCGCCGGTTCATGGCTCGACATCGCGAAACCGTACGCCGCCGGAATCAATACGAAGTCGCCTGCCGCGAGCTGAATCGACCCATGCCAGGCGTGTTTCGTTTTTCGACTCTCTGCGGGGCGATGGATGGACGGCTTCAGCGGAGCCGGAGAACGGTGGGTGATACATGCAAGCCTCGGTGTAAAAAACTGATTTATGCGAAATGCCTAATTATTTCGAATTGAGGCGATTGAGAAAAATTTCGTTTTCGTTGAAAAAAATTCGCTTTCCGAGATTTATTTAGATTCGGTGGTTAATAAAATCGATGATTATCTATCGAAATTAGTTTGTGTTGCGAGGCGGAGTTAAATGGACTGAGGGCTTGCCGGGTAGGCGAAGTTGTTTCCTATGCTTATTTCGATTTTGGAGTCGATGTTTTGGTGATGGGGCGGCTAGTCACGATCCGCATATCCGGGAGTTGCGCATGGCGATGCTCCGTGCAGCGGCATATGCTGCCTTCGAGTTAAAAGGTTGTGCGCGTTGCTTCTGGCAGGGCGCATGGCGGTTCTATTTTTTAAAGGAGGTGCGTATTTCATAAAGACGGCATGTGGTTTGTTTCTTTATTTTATTACTTTCAATTATGCAACCGATAACCTCCATTCAAACGTTCGTCTCTCAATCGGGATCGAGCGATGAGCATCCGTTGCCCGAGCAGCCGCTTCTGGTTGGCCGGCAAAGCCCTATCAGCAAAGCAGCTCTGCTCACCGGACTAGGCAAGCTCCGTCACACGCCTCGCCCGCCGGAGGACGCGCCAGCTACCTCTACGGCGAGACGTCGACAACTGAGTGAAATGATGATCCGACACCGCGCCACACCGCCGAGTCAGGGAAGGTTTCGTCTTTCTCCGCACCAGTTGGGAAGCGCGGCAAGAGTTGACTCGCAGCTGTATCATCACCGCACCGCGACCGAGGCACCCGTATTCTTTAGTGAATTCGCGACTGAGAAACCGTCTCTGTCCATGGTGGATGCGCTGTCCGAAGGCAAGCGTGACTATTACGTGGTGCGGCACCTCGGCAAGCGCGGGCGGGACTTGTACACCGACGAGCCTGTGGAAGGGAATGACAGCAAGATTGGACAGCTGAAAACCAGCCCGCTGTTGAGTACGCAGCGGAGCGGCGTGCGCGCTATCCGCGGGTTTGCGGCCACGGCGACCATCGACCAGGCCCGCGGAGAATATATTGGTCGGCTGCACCGGCACGTGGTGGAGATGCTCGGAAGCCGGGGCGGGGTTGTGCACTTGGTGCGGCCGTCGCGTGACCCATATGTCGAAGACAGCACACTCAATTTCTTCACGTTCTGCGAGCAGACCGAACTTGCCGATTCGCTGAATCGGATGGAAGGGCGAGCAGCTCGCACCGAGAAACGCCCGCCGATAGTATTCACCGATCATAAGTCACTCATTGGATTGTCGCGAACCTCGCGTACAGAGGCCAGCCCGATAGGCCGTCTGGTGCAGCAGCCGTTCTTTGTGACATCGGAGCTGCGTGGGGGCGATAACGTGGTCATTGCCGACGACCATATCCAGGCTGGCGGATCTGCACTCGCAATGGAATCGGCGGCTCGAGGAGCAAATGCCAATGTATTGGCTTTCGCTGCATTAAGCGCTCATCCATTTTCGTCACAACTGACCATGTCGGCCGAAGTCCGGCAGTTCCTCGACCAGACTCTCGCCACGTGGGATCCCGATCGCCATGTTTCCGACCGACTGGCGCAGCTCGGTATGCCGCGCGATCGAATGACCAACAGCGAGGCGATGATCTTGATTGCGTACGCGATCGATCCTGATGATCATCAGGCCGTGGCAAGATTCGAGGCGTTGCAGCAGCGGTTCTTTGACCGGGCACACCTGCACAACGTCGGCATCGATCCTGACGCGCCCGATGCCGGCACGAGAATGGATTTGCTGCAACAAAGGCAGGAGGCGATGGGTACCGAATCGGCCCGCGCGTTCGTGAACAATTCGCGGGTTCTCGAGGGAGAAAACGATTCCCTGTTGCCGGTCCTTCGGGCAAAGCCAAAATCGCCGCAGGAAATCGTGCGGGAGCTCAACGAGGTCAGCAGTGCAAGCCGCGCATCTATCGAGGCATCGGATGTAAAACAGGTGGTCGTGCTCGACTGGGATGATTGTCTGCGCGACGAGAAGAGCATGAATTATCAACTCATGCATAACGCACTGGCAATCTCCGCGAGGGAGCACATGAAAGCGCTGCCCGAACTCGGCGAAGCCGTTGCTCGCCTGCGTGTCCGGATGCAGGCGGGCGACACCGCAGGCGAGGGTGATCCACTCGTGATGATGAAGCAAGAGGATTTCCGGGACCACCTGATGGCCAATCCCGGAATATTCAAGCGGCACATCGCAGAGGACTTCGTCCGGACGATGCTACCCGAGCTGGACAAATCGAGAGCGTTGATGGCAACCAACGCTATATATGCCCAATTCACACGGGAATACAAGCGGCTGACCCGTCCACGCCGGGATGAGACGCCACGTGACGTTCCGTTTCCGGATATCCAATTCGCTCTCCTGCCCGGTGCACGAGAGTTGTTGGACAAATCCCGCACGGCCTCTTCACGAGTGATTCTCATCAGCAATCGGGGACAGGGGGATCTCGAAAGCGAAGTGAATCACCTGAAGATGATGCATTACTTCGACGTCGTATCCGGTACGCCGATGGTTACCCGCGCAAAGCCCGGCAAGCATGGCGCCGCCATGCCGGAAGCGCTGCAGAGACAACTGACTCAGGCACTACGTGGCGACGATGAAGTTGCGCTGCGTATGGCGCTCGATAGCGCGGTGGCCTATGCCCACCCAGATACAAGCGTGGTCAAACGCACCGACGGGAAACCTCGCGGCGACAGGCTCAGGCAGAGTCTCGAAACCCTGTCGATCGCTGAGGACGTTCCGATCATCTCCTATGGAGACCAGCCGACCGATGTATCACAGGCTGCGGAACTCGCTGCCCAAGGACGCCGGGTTGAAGGCGTCATCGTCAATCCTCAGCGCGGCGACGTGGGGCAGCACATCGATGTGGCAGGAATCCCGACGCGCGTTACAGGTAGCATGACGGATCTGTAGTCGTATCCCGCCGGCAGGAATGGCGGTCAATCCGTCGACACTGGTGTGCCGGAGGGCGCTCCTCCGGCACATTCGTTGTTAGCGGCTGTCTACGTTTGCTGAGATGCGCTTACATCCTGTCTTTTTCGCGAGCGGGACGGGATGACCCGAACGCTGCTGGGTCATGTGCTGCTTATCCGGCGCGGAAAGGTCCGGGGGGGGCGGCGTCGTGATATCTGGCGGAATCGACGTGTACATCATGCGCAACTTGTGACTTGATGCGGGTGCCCGTCTGGCCTGAGCGCGGAAATAACGGTCGATCGACCAGGATCGTGTGGCGGCGACCCGTTTTGAATGGTTTGAGGCTCGCGCCTTATTTGACACACTCCTCGTGTGCCGCAAAATTGCCGCGGCGAAGCCGCTCAGGGTTCGCCACTCGTGCGGGCAAACTCTGTCGGCGGCATGCCGACGAACCGGCTGAACGCCACGCTGAAGGTACTTGCGGAGCTATAGCCGACACGCTGTGCCACTTCCGCAATGCCGCCTTCATTTCGTCGCAGCAGGTTCTTGGCAAGGGCCATGCGCCAGGCGAGCAGATAGGCCATCGGTGCCACGCCCACCGCGCGCCTGAACCGATCGAAGAACGCCGAGCGAGAGAGGGCGGCTTCCTTCGCGAGGCCTGCCACGGTCCACGCCTGTGTAGGATCTTCATGCATTCGCCGTATCGCGACGGCGAGGCGGCTGTCATTGAGCCCACGCAATAGCCCTGACGGTGCCGATATCGCAGGCGTGGAGCGAAACGCTTCGATCAGCAGCACCTCGAGCAACCGCGTCATGACCACATCGCGCGCGGGCCTTTGCGCGCGCGATTCATCCCGCAGCAGTTGCACGAGTGTCGCGAGACGGGCTTCATCGCGAACGTGTACGAGCGCAGGGAGTAGCGAGACGAGCAATGCCGCATCGGGCGAGCCGAAGCTGCAATGGCCGACGATCAGCCGCACGTCGGGCGAGCCGCTTCGAGCGCCCAGCCTGAATTCGCCGTTCGCGAGCGCGACGGGCTGACTGTCGATGTCCGGCTTCGATTCCGCCGGTTCATGGCTCGACATCGCGAAACCGTACGCCGCCGGAATCAATACGAAGTCGCCTGCCGCGAGCTGAATCGACCCATGCCGGTCGACAGTGAGCTGGCAATTCCCGTCGAGCACCACACAGTAGAAGGGCTGCCCGGCTTCCTGACGTCGGACGCGCCATTGCCCCGCGCCGCTGACGATCTTCGACAGCCCGGCCGTCGGTTGCAGCAGGGTAACGACTTCTGAAAGCGGATCGATCATGACCGGACTATTGCTAACGAAACCTGGACGCCCGATTGTAGCGAGTACGGGTTCGGCGCTCTATCGTTTCGGTACTGCAAACGATCAACGGAGCCCGCTTTGAAAACCGTCTTCATTACCGGATGCTCGTCCGGGTTCGGCCTCGAAACCGCCCGCTATTTCTTGGAGCGCGATTGGCGTGTGATCGCCACGATGCGCACGCCGAACGAGGAGGTACTGCCCCGGTCGCAGCGATTGCTCGTGCTCGCACTCGACGTCACCGATCCGCAAAGCATTGATCGGGCAATAGATGCCGCGGGGCCGATCGATGTCCTCGTCAACAACGCCGGGATCGGCGTGCTCAACGCACTGGAGGGCACGCCGATGGAGGTTGCGCGCGAGGTATTCGAAACGAACACACTGGGAACGATCGCCGTGACTCAGGCGGTGTTGCCGCAATTCCGGCAACGCAAAGCCGGCGTGGTCGTGAACGTGACGTCGAGCGTGACGCTGCGCTCGCTGCCTTTGCTCTCGGTCTATACGGCAAGCAAAGCGGCGGTCAATGCGTTTACCGAGTCGCTTGCGCTCGAATTGGCGGCGTTCGACGTGCGAGCCAGGCTGGTCCTTCCTGGGCGCGCGCCTGAGACGCGTTTCGGCGAGAACGCGCAGCCCCGCATGCAAGCGGGCTTTCCCGCGCCATACGCGGAACTGGCGCAGCGCATTTTCTCGGAGTGGCAGCAGTCGTCGGAAGTGACATGTTCGATCGACGTGGCCGAAGCGGTCTGGCGTGCGGCGAACGACCCGTCGTGTCCGATGCGGTTGGCCGCGGGCGCCGATGCTCGAGCGCTAGCCGCGGCCGGCTGACGGGCTTATGCGCTGACCCGGGGATTCTTCTTCAGGCAGGCTCATGGTTCGATAAATATATCGGTACCGCGCTTGGTATCATCGGCTAATCGATAAGCGGACCAAGAAACGTACATGGGAAAACTTGCAATTCTCGTGATGGCAATGCTGGCCATCGGCATTGCCGATGCGAAGGAGTGGTCGACGGTCCGTTTAGGATCGGCGGCGAGTTATCCCCCGTTTCACTCGCAAAACCCGGATGGAAGGCTCGTCGGATTCGATATTGATCTCGGCAATGAAATCTGCCGCCGCATGCATGCGAACTGTGTATGGGTCGACAGCGAGTTCGACAGCCTCATCCCGGCGCTGAAGGCTCGCAAGTTCGACGCCATTGTGTCGGCCCTGTCGATTACGCCGAAGCGCGCCAAGCAGATCGCGTTTTCTTCAAAGCTGTACAACATTCCCACAGAACTCGTAGCCAGGAAAGAGCGGGGGCTGACATCGACGGTCGCCGCGCTAAGGGGGAAAAGGATCGGGGTCGTTCAGGGTTCCACGCAGGAAATCTACGCGAAGCGGTACTGGGAGCCCGAAGGGGTGGTCATCGAGTCATACCAGAATCAGGACCTGGTGTATGCCGATTTGCTGGCAGCGCGGCTCGATGCAACGCTGACCAACGCCGCACAAGCCGAATATGGGTTTTTGAAAACGCCGCAGGCAGCAGGATTCGGCCGTGCCGGCGACGAACTTTACGACGATGAAATTTTCGGCGTGGGTACGGCGGTAGGCTTGCGCAAGGAAGATGGCGATCTGAAGGCGCAGATAGACGCCGCGATCGCGAACATGCGTCGGGACGGTACGTATGACAAGATCGTCCGGAGATACTTCGACTTCGACGCTTACGGAAAATAAGCCCGCACACATCGACGAGGAAGCCGCCGAGTCCCGATCCTATCGGAGCGGGCTTCGCGTTCCGCTCGTCAGCACTCCTCCAACGCCGCCCGCGCACAAGCCTCGTCGGTCACGAGCCCAGAAAGCCAGCCGCCCTTGAGCGCTGCGAGCACGGCGCGATGCTTGCGGGCGCCGCCCGCGAAGCCGATGGTCGGCCGCTTCGGCGGCGCATCGAGCGGCACGCTCGTCACGCGCCGTCCCGTAGCCGATTCCACGCGTTTGCCCTCGGCATCGATCGGCAAGCCCAGCATCTCGGCGACCGCCCCGAGCCGCATCAGCTCGTCCACCTCGCTTGCGGTGATGAACCCATCCACATGCAGCGGACATTGCGGTCCGATATCGCCGATGCCGACAAACGCCACATCGGCCTGCGCGGTGAGTGCTTCCACAATCCGATAAAGCCGGTGATTGCACCACTGCGTACGCTCGGCTTCGTTATCGGCGATCAGCGGCGCGGGCAACAGGAAGTGCTTGCCACCCGTCCTTTCCGAAATGTGCAGGGCCACGTCATAGCGATTCGACGATCCGTCCTGCGCGATCGCCCCCACCATCGACACGAGCCGATGCTGAGGCCGATCGATCTGTCCCAGTTGATCGACAGCCGCCTTGAGCGTGCGGCCACTGCTTACCGAGACGATCATCGGTTTATCTTCGCCGAGGTACCGTTCCATCACCTGTGCACCCGCCACGGCGAGCTTTCTATCGATCGCTTCGGCACTGTCGTCGTCCACCGGCACCACTTCGCACATCGACAAGCCGTATCGCGCGCAAAGCTGGTCGGCCAGCGACAGGCAATCGGCCAGCCGATGCTCCACGCGCACGCGGATCAGATTCTTTTCGACGGCGAAGGCGACGAGCCGTTGCGCGACAGGCCGCGATACCTGCAGCTTCTCGGCGATTTCGTTCTGCGTATCGCCCGCGACGTAGTAAAGCCACGCGGCGCGTGTAGCGAGGTCGAGTTTTTCGTTGGACTTGGACACGGATGCTTGGGTACCTTCAAAACGTCGAAGCAGGTTCAGGCAAGCCGCTCGCGCGACGGGTCGAAGAGCGGCCGTACATGCCGGTAAAGCTCGCGATAGGCATCGAGCCGCAGCCGCAACTGCGCGTGACGCGTCTCGTCCGGCGTGAATTCCGCCACGACGGGCG encodes the following:
- the xopC gene encoding XopC/Rsp1239 family type III secretion system effector is translated as MQPITSIQTFVSQSGSSDEHPLPEQPLLVGRQSPISKAALLTGLGKLRHTPRPPEDAPATSTARRRQLSEMMIRHRATPPSQGRFRLSPHQLGSAARVDSQLYHHRTATEAPVFFSEFATEKPSLSMVDALSEGKRDYYVVRHLGKRGRDLYTDEPVEGNDSKIGQLKTSPLLSTQRSGVRAIRGFAATATIDQARGEYIGRLHRHVVEMLGSRGGVVHLVRPSRDPYVEDSTLNFFTFCEQTELADSLNRMEGRAARTEKRPPIVFTDHKSLIGLSRTSRTEASPIGRLVQQPFFVTSELRGGDNVVIADDHIQAGGSALAMESAARGANANVLAFAALSAHPFSSQLTMSAEVRQFLDQTLATWDPDRHVSDRLAQLGMPRDRMTNSEAMILIAYAIDPDDHQAVARFEALQQRFFDRAHLHNVGIDPDAPDAGTRMDLLQQRQEAMGTESARAFVNNSRVLEGENDSLLPVLRAKPKSPQEIVRELNEVSSASRASIEASDVKQVVVLDWDDCLRDEKSMNYQLMHNALAISAREHMKALPELGEAVARLRVRMQAGDTAGEGDPLVMMKQEDFRDHLMANPGIFKRHIAEDFVRTMLPELDKSRALMATNAIYAQFTREYKRLTRPRRDETPRDVPFPDIQFALLPGARELLDKSRTASSRVILISNRGQGDLESEVNHLKMMHYFDVVSGTPMVTRAKPGKHGAAMPEALQRQLTQALRGDDEVALRMALDSAVAYAHPDTSVVKRTDGKPRGDRLRQSLETLSIAEDVPIISYGDQPTDVSQAAELAAQGRRVEGVIVNPQRGDVGQHIDVAGIPTRVTGSMTDL
- a CDS encoding AraC family transcriptional regulator produces the protein MIDPLSEVVTLLQPTAGLSKIVSGAGQWRVRRQEAGQPFYCVVLDGNCQLTVDRHGSIQLAAGDFVLIPAAYGFAMSSHEPAESKPDIDSQPVALANGEFRLGARSGSPDVRLIVGHCSFGSPDAALLVSLLPALVHVRDEARLATLVQLLRDESRAQRPARDVVMTRLLEVLLIEAFRSTPAISAPSGLLRGLNDSRLAVAIRRMHEDPTQAWTVAGLAKEAALSRSAFFDRFRRAVGVAPMAYLLAWRMALAKNLLRRNEGGIAEVAQRVGYSSASTFSVAFSRFVGMPPTEFARTSGEP
- a CDS encoding SDR family oxidoreductase gives rise to the protein MKTVFITGCSSGFGLETARYFLERDWRVIATMRTPNEEVLPRSQRLLVLALDVTDPQSIDRAIDAAGPIDVLVNNAGIGVLNALEGTPMEVAREVFETNTLGTIAVTQAVLPQFRQRKAGVVVNVTSSVTLRSLPLLSVYTASKAAVNAFTESLALELAAFDVRARLVLPGRAPETRFGENAQPRMQAGFPAPYAELAQRIFSEWQQSSEVTCSIDVAEAVWRAANDPSCPMRLAAGADARALAAAG
- a CDS encoding lysine/arginine/ornithine ABC transporter substrate-binding protein, whose product is MGKLAILVMAMLAIGIADAKEWSTVRLGSAASYPPFHSQNPDGRLVGFDIDLGNEICRRMHANCVWVDSEFDSLIPALKARKFDAIVSALSITPKRAKQIAFSSKLYNIPTELVARKERGLTSTVAALRGKRIGVVQGSTQEIYAKRYWEPEGVVIESYQNQDLVYADLLAARLDATLTNAAQAEYGFLKTPQAAGFGRAGDELYDDEIFGVGTAVGLRKEDGDLKAQIDAAIANMRRDGTYDKIVRRYFDFDAYGK
- a CDS encoding sugar-binding transcriptional regulator, which encodes MSKSNEKLDLATRAAWLYYVAGDTQNEIAEKLQVSRPVAQRLVAFAVEKNLIRVRVEHRLADCLSLADQLCARYGLSMCEVVPVDDDSAEAIDRKLAVAGAQVMERYLGEDKPMIVSVSSGRTLKAAVDQLGQIDRPQHRLVSMVGAIAQDGSSNRYDVALHISERTGGKHFLLPAPLIADNEAERTQWCNHRLYRIVEALTAQADVAFVGIGDIGPQCPLHVDGFITASEVDELMRLGAVAEMLGLPIDAEGKRVESATGRRVTSVPLDAPPKRPTIGFAGGARKHRAVLAALKGGWLSGLVTDEACARAALEEC